DNA from Plasmodium yoelii strain 17X genome assembly, chromosome: 13:
TATAAATATGAAGAAAAGGGAAAACATGAAATATGGGatcaaataatttacaaTAGAATCGACGAATTTGAAAAATTGGtagaaatggaaaaaaatgggAACCTTAATGAGGATACTagtgaaataaatgaaagatttaatttatataaactttttttaatacaaaaatttaataatttattttacaatGTTGTGAAattgataaattataattttgttttcaaTGAATATAGTGGgaaaacaaataaaagtgatattaaagataataGTGATAAAACAGATGatgttaataataaagaaataaaaaattataggaatcatttatttaaactcgattttttagaaaaatcatttataattcagttttttataaacatatattcaAGTATTGATAAGAAATTTCTTTTCAAATTGTGTTTGGATTTATGCAATCCTTATATATGGAAACGTATAAATTATGATTACttaagtttttttttgtttaaaaaaaataaagatgcAAAGAATCTTTTTgataatatatcaaaaatgatggaaaaaaaatatttgaataataaacaatatgatgaaattaatgtatatactaGTAATTGTAAAATAACttttgaaaatgataatcatgatgcaaatataaatgaatatgatgaaaatattatattatttataaataaaaatgagtTTTTTTACAActtgataaattattttttaataattttagatATTATTGAAAGGAAATCTACAGAATTTGATGAGTTAAGTAGTAATTCGTCTATGTCTTCATGTAGTGACAACGATATTGACGATTTAGAATTAGAAGAGTATGAACATAACATGAATCTGCTCAATTCTGAAAAGGgtcataatataaataatttagaaaaaacaaatttaccTGATAAAGAAGGTGATTCTGGTTATGTACTACTCGACGAAGAAGATGATAGCAATGATGAAGATCAAGATGATAATTtggtgaaaaatataaaaaataataataatgaagatgGGGAAAATGACGATTCtatagatttttttttaatgtatgGCTTTAGCGATGATGAAAGAAACAACAAATTTGGTGatattaatgaatataaaaaggaGGAGATATTAGAAATGTTTTTGAagtatgaaaataaattgaagaataaaaaatatgttacaaggaacatgaaaaaaaaagtgaaaaaaaatcgTAAACaaagaaacaaatatataatactgtTTGTTGAAAAATGTATTGAATTTTTTATCGACTTATTAAGTCAGCTTTACTCAAGAaggatattatatatttttatgaaatattttaatatctttatttattgtaaaatatcaattttaaacaaaaataaaaaatttaaagaattaataaagctttttaagtattatattgaaatgtatataaataatttttcaggGGATCCACTAACCTAtttagaaataaataatgaacatTATAAAAACTTTGAATATTTTCAAGTTTTTTGTTATAAGCATTTTCAAAAACACGAGGTAttggaaaaatattatttaaaatctGTTTTTTTAATGGATAAGAAAAaggaattattaaaaaacttttctaaattaaaaaatgaagaattaTTGTTTTTGTGTAAGAATTTAAAATACATTGTTACACCTGAGGGAGAGAAAAGTAGCGAAAATTCCACAAGGGAAATATTAaatagcaataataataactatGTTTTTGaacatattaaaatatttaataaaaaaaacaagttattttatataactttattaatGGAAAACTtgtgttttaaaaataatatatttgaagaTATTGATAAGCAATGTGAGTATCCTAACGAAAAGgatttatttgaaaatattttaattgatACAAAAGATGacttaaaagataaaaaaagaaaaaaaaaaaaaacatttctTTATACAAAACCTTtgtttaaattaaatttacaatatttatgtataaacGATTATGTAtttagaatatataatttgttcaAATTACAGAGTTATCATGATATAAGGAAAGATATAATTGATTATGTGTATGAAACGAAtcccaaaaataaaaaagtgaaCGATAATACGATATGTAAAtatgtttttgaaatcgatgaaaataatattgacAATGAATATGATACAGGAAGAGGAGGAACTAACCCCAACCTTTTAAATTTcgatacaaaaataaattcagAAGATCAAAATGGTAGTAATAGTATTactaattttgaaaaaaaaagaaaaaaaaatgataatgaagattcgaaagaatataaaatgatAGATAATAATGggaataatttatataattataaattatataacgAATATCAATTAAATTCCATCATATATGATGTGAATGAACTtgataatacatattttgcTAATGAAAGACGAATGAGTAATAAAATTGATTCGTTTAAAATTGTAAATGTTGATATTACTACTAAAAAAGTAACTGCTGAAATTTTTAtagatttaaaatataaacattatgAAAAGGTTTATAACGAATGGAATATGATTAGAACTTctgatatattatttttggttagtgtaaaaaattacacaaattattataaaaataaaataaatataattgatgataacgatttaaaaaatttgctaggaattaattatttaagaGGATGTGAGGTaattaaatttgaaaatgctTTCGAAAATGACGAAGgtgatgaaaattataaaaaatgcactttaaaaaaaataacagtATATTTGGATTATGTACAATATCAAAGAGATATTCTAGTTAATcctgatatatataattcatttaatttattagtAAGACGAAAACAGAAggaaaacaatttttattatattttaaataatattaaaactCTAATAATGAACCCAGATGATGCAGTTATACCATCATGGGTACACGATATATTCTTAGGGTATTGTAAAAAttcaataaaatattatcaagaTTATTTAcctaaaaaggaaaatatgaaaattgtAGGTAATTTAGATACTGATGACTCAGATGATGAAATTGTTACaactaaaaataatgatgagGAAAATTTGGATAAGAATGTTAAaggtttaaaaaaaaaattagtttACAATAAAGagaatttaaattttataaaaaaaaatattgacgatattaactatttaaatacatttttaaacaTTAAACATGCGCTTAGTACAACAAATGGTGCATATGTGTGTATAGACttatcaaatataaatatatcaagtgaagataataaaataaatgtgaaaaatataataaatgaatatattgaGCCATTGTTTTTGAGTTATGTTccaataaaatatgaaaatgaaaaaaaatctctccaaaaaaattcattacaaaaaagtatattggaaagtttatattatcatatttgtataattaataaatacaaaattacTGATATGAATTTTGTTTCTAAGTTTACATCAAATATTAAAGCCATATACTATTATgataatgaatttttttttaattttgaatttaaagagaaggaatatattttaattttgaacAATTATATTGATAAAGCGCTTCGTAAGGAAGAAGCTGaagaaattttaaaaaaaattaaaatacaTAAAGAAGTCAGTGAAAATGATTGtggtatattaataaatgacaGTAAGggaataaaagaaatatttgaacatatattaaataattcaataaaatatttaagtaCAAAAGATGATATATATAggatacaaaataatatatatgaagatCCAAATTATCCACTTGAAGGTCTTTTAATACattctcaaaaaaaaaatagtacaAATGTGGAACTAgctaaaaaagaaaataataaaaattgtggtaaaaataaaataaattatacaaaaaggCAAATTGAATGCATCAAAAGTGGGTTATATGAAGGTATAACAATAATCGAAGGTGTTCCAGGTAGTGGAAAAACAagcatattaaataaaataataaatatattatttaataataaaaaacaggAAAAAATTCTTATATGTACACATAGCAACAGTTgcttaaattatatttttaatttgctTGTTAAGGAGAATTTAATTCATCAAAAATATTTGTGTAGAGTTGGTATGGGAGAAGTAGATATCGAAAATTTAAGAAATGAATATGAAGAATTGGAAAAAATGCTATCAAAAAATGGGGATAATAAATTTGAAGCATCTCCTGACTcgataaacaaattaaataatgttTCTTTACATGATGAAGAcgataattttaatttttcaaaatatggaagaataaattatatgattgatttaagagaaaaattGTTGAATGATGCCAATCTGTTATCAGAGTcaactaataataataaaatttataattgttTATCTGCTAATcaatattatgaaaatgttgttaaaaaaagggtttcaaaatttttaaagtatgttaatatgtttaaaaaaaatcaagtTGAAGATATGGACAACATTTTTAACTCATATATTATGTCATCCATTGATGATcaagatatatataacttatttttgtgccccaaaatatatataaaaaacacCGATATTgtggaaaatattatatggaAAAGTGAAAATGCAAATGTATACAACTATAAAGGGATAGAAAATCAAAAGATATTAGATGAGGATAAAgcatgtttttattttatacatcCTAAGGATCAAATTAATACATTAAATTTGAgcatatataatgttttattcccttttaaaaaatatataaatttgaaaTTATATAAAGTTGACATTGATTTATACTTGAATTATACAAGTATATTTGCTagtaaaaatggaaaaaataatgaagaaaattcagaaaatttagaaaattcaaataataaaaaaggtgATAAGGGCATTGGTGAGGAGGAGAATGATAATTGTGATATTAAAGAGAtcaaagaagaaaaaaataaaattgaaggaaaaaattatgatatatttaaaggTGATATTACAAATGATATGCTTTTTGGAATGAATGACGATTTTTATGTGAGTAAATATTACATATCAAAAATAGTAATGATCTTTGAGCATCTGCATGATTGTAGGCCATTTGAGATATTGAAAAGTCAGAAAGAAAGAggaatttatataataacaaaattagCAAGAGTTATTGCAATGACATGCACACATGCAAGCATAAATAGAAGTAAAATAGCAAAgttacaattttattttgataatattataatcGATGAATGCACACAAATAACGGAAAATGATACATTTCTACCATTATTACTTCAAGAAAATAGATATCATAAAAGTAAGTTAAAAAGAATTATTTTTGTAGGAGATTCAAATCAATTGCCTcctataataaaaaataaatatataaaaaattatgctAACTATGAACAATCATTATATAAAAGATTTTTAAGATTAGATTTACCatcaatttatttaaatgaacAAGGACGTATGAGAAATGAAATATGCAatgtttataaatatttttatagtaaatataatatacaaattGAGAATTTAGATTGTATAAATAAggataaatttttaaagaaTTTTAATCCAGGATTTACATATACGTATCAATTTATACACGTGGAATCAGAAGAATATACACCAGTTCCATATTTCTATCAAAATTTATTAGAAGCAGAAATGGCTGTtgctatttttatgtatatgaGGCTGATAGGATATTCGAATGAAATGATAACAATTTTAACTACATATAATGGTCAAAAAGAATTAATATtagatattttaaaaaagaattgtttatataataaattaatcgGGGTACCCAAAAAAGTAACAACTGTTGATAAGTATCAAGGTAAACAAAAtgattttgttattatttcattAGTTAGATCAAAAAGTATTGgatatatgaaaaatgtaaaaagaTTGATTGTTGCATTTTCACGAGCAAGATACGGATTATATGTTGTTGGAAATTATAacttatacaaaaaaaattatgaatttaaaaagccattatatttttttaagaaaaataaattagagCTTTCGCTACAAATGAATGAGAATTTTAATTCTATAGAAAGACAAAGCAATAATCCACCAGTTATCATAAAAGATTTGAATCAATTTTACAGTATTTTATACTCGTTATCAGATGCACAATTAAGCAATGATTCGAGTAttactgaaaaaaaaaataaataacaatataaagtaataaattaaataagaCTCACATGATATAATTTTAGCATAGGTCCATTTTTCGTTGCATTGTCAAGAAACagcttaattttttaaagatgctaaatattttagatttttgtgaaaatattatataatatggttatattaatgttatttattttttttacaatttttttcattaaattttcTTTGTGTATTTGAGTATATGCTacttattatactttaacaTTTTCTATACGACCCATTTTTTGAGTTGATATATtgttaattaatttatatattatgtttttttatatggaTTATGTGTacctttttaatattttacacaaaaaataaaacatattggTAAATGTGTTGATAATTTCCATGTAATTTTTGAATATTCCgtgtaatattaatatttaaacatAAAATGTACATTTATACTTTTGTGAAATGACATTtgacttttttttattaacaataggaggtatatatatatatattttaagcaTGTACCTCTTTTTACTTTAatgtatatttaaaaaaaatttttaaaaccCTCAATATATCACAtacaaatgaaatatattattaaaactcaaaaaaataaaaattaaaataactatgagaaaaaaagcaaaaaaatgaagaaaaaaggGAAGCTATAGTATAGTATTATTATAGAAACGGaaagaattaaataaataaagactAGCA
Protein-coding regions in this window:
- a CDS encoding intron-binding protein aquarius, putative codes for the protein MSKKLENKKSGKRSWINMFGKKGNDIDKFEDTNVSKCEKQNDDDDQNCDETGFVINHIDFNLFCMKNKETNDDINKNSNCDSNLNGESVERIDENTLSFIGKTYDMLKIRKFNFNDLKKVDNSQYFEKIIWSKYNMYDNLYTLSNNNVFFLNDNVEDNKLRLLYIKHILSLIVLICYKYEEKGKHEIWDQIIYNRIDEFEKLVEMEKNGNLNEDTSEINERFNLYKLFLIQKFNNLFYNVVKLINYNFVFNEYSGKTNKSDIKDNSDKTDDVNNKEIKNYRNHLFKLDFLEKSFIIQFFINIYSSIDKKFLFKLCLDLCNPYIWKRINYDYLSFFLFKKNKDAKNLFDNISKMMEKKYLNNKQYDEINVYTSNCKITFENDNHDANINEYDENIILFINKNEFFYNLINYFLIILDIIERKSTEFDELSSNSSMSSCSDNDIDDLELEEYEHNMNLLNSEKGHNINNLEKTNLPDKEGDSGYVLLDEEDDSNDEDQDDNLVKNIKNNNNEDGENDDSIDFFLMYGFSDDERNNKFGDINEYKKEEILEMFLKYENKLKNKKYVTRNMKKKVKKNRKQRNKYIILFVEKCIEFFIDLLSQLYSRRILYIFMKYFNIFIYCKISILNKNKKFKELIKLFKYYIEMYINNFSGDPLTYLEINNEHYKNFEYFQVFCYKHFQKHEVLEKYYLKSVFLMDKKKELLKNFSKLKNEELLFLCKNLKYIVTPEGEKSSENSTREILNSNNNNYVFEHIKIFNKKNKLFYITLLMENLCFKNNIFEDIDKQCEYPNEKDLFENILIDTKDDLKDKKRKKKKTFLYTKPLFKLNLQYLCINDYVFRIYNLFKLQSYHDIRKDIIDYVYETNPKNKKVNDNTICKYVFEIDENNIDNEYDTGRGGTNPNLLNFDTKINSEDQNGSNSITNFEKKRKKNDNEDSKEYKMIDNNGNNLYNYKLYNEYQLNSIIYDVNELDNTYFANERRMSNKIDSFKIVNVDITTKKVTAEIFIDLKYKHYEKVYNEWNMIRTSDILFLVSVKNYTNYYKNKINIIDDNDLKNLLGINYLRGCEVIKFENAFENDEGDENYKKCTLKKITVYLDYVQYQRDILVNPDIYNSFNLLVRRKQKENNFYYILNNIKTLIMNPDDAVIPSWVHDIFLGYCKNSIKYYQDYLPKKENMKIVGNLDTDDSDDEIVTTKNNDEENLDKNVKGLKKKLVYNKENLNFIKKNIDDINYLNTFLNIKHALSTTNGAYVCIDLSNINISSEDNKINVKNIINEYIEPLFLSYVPIKYENEKKSLQKNSLQKSILESLYYHICIINKYKITDMNFVSKFTSNIKAIYYYDNEFFFNFEFKEKEYILILNNYIDKALRKEEAEEILKKIKIHKEVSENDCGILINDSKGIKEIFEHILNNSIKYLSTKDDIYRIQNNIYEDPNYPLEGLLIHSQKKNSTNVELAKKENNKNCGKNKINYTKRQIECIKSGLYEGITIIEGVPGSGKTSILNKIINILFNNKKQEKILICTHSNSCLNYIFNLLVKENLIHQKYLCRVGMGEVDIENLRNEYEELEKMLSKNGDNKFEASPDSINKLNNVSLHDEDDNFNFSKYGRINYMIDLREKLLNDANLLSESTNNNKIYNCLSANQYYENVVKKRVSKFLKYVNMFKKNQVEDMDNIFNSYIMSSIDDQDIYNLFLCPKIYIKNTDIVENIIWKSENANVYNYKGIENQKILDEDKACFYFIHPKDQINTLNLSIYNVLFPFKKYINLKLYKVDIDLYLNYTSIFASKNGKNNEENSENLENSNNKKGDKGIGEEENDNCDIKEIKEEKNKIEGKNYDIFKGDITNDMLFGMNDDFYVSKYYISKIVMIFEHLHDCRPFEILKSQKERGIYIITKLARVIAMTCTHASINRSKIAKLQFYFDNIIIDECTQITENDTFLPLLLQENRYHKSKLKRIIFVGDSNQLPPIIKNKYIKNYANYEQSLYKRFLRLDLPSIYLNEQGRMRNEICNVYKYFYSKYNIQIENLDCINKDKFLKNFNPGFTYTYQFIHVESEEYTPVPYFYQNLLEAEMAVAIFMYMRLIGYSNEMITILTTYNGQKELILDILKKNCLYNKLIGVPKKVTTVDKYQGKQNDFVIISLVRSKSIGYMKNVKRLIVAFSRARYGLYVVGNYNLYKKNYEFKKPLYFFKKNKLELSLQMNENFNSIERQSNNPPVIIKDLNQFYSILYSLSDAQLSNDSSITEKKNK